In one Gossypium hirsutum isolate 1008001.06 chromosome D09, Gossypium_hirsutum_v2.1, whole genome shotgun sequence genomic region, the following are encoded:
- the LOC121221107 gene encoding uncharacterized protein, which produces MLDSVEANNFEALPLLSLNHVSLLCRSVWDSVRFYEDVFGFVSIKRPSSFKFNGAWLYNYGIGIHLIENPSIDDFDTIVEPRPINPKDNHISFQCTDVGLVMRRLQDMGMK; this is translated from the exons ATGTTGGACTCTGTGGAAGCAAACAACTTTGAGGCATTGCCACTTCTCTCATTGAATCATGTCTCATTGTTGTGTAGATCAGTCTGGGATTCAGTGCGGTTCTATGAAGATGTTTTCGGCTTTGTTTCCATCAAACGCCCTTCTTCTTTCAAGTTCAATGGAGCTTG GTTGTATAATTATGGCATTGGGATACACTTAATTGAGAATCCATCAATCGATGATTTCGACACTATCGTTGAACCTCGACCGATTAATCCAAAGGATAATCACATATCCTTCCAG TGTACTGATGTTGGCCTTGTCATGAGGAGGCTGCAAGACATGGGAATGAAGTAA